One Halosegnis longus DNA window includes the following coding sequences:
- a CDS encoding DUF7860 family protein produces the protein MSHTGTTDYATVTKRATALGFTLFALGAGIELLTHAAGITLPAWEHTLLVDMEILGILIFAISPFLFGIALPLVE, from the coding sequence ATGAGCCACACCGGCACGACAGACTACGCGACGGTAACGAAACGCGCCACTGCGCTCGGATTCACCCTCTTTGCCCTCGGCGCGGGGATCGAACTGCTCACCCACGCCGCCGGTATCACCCTCCCCGCGTGGGAACACACCCTGCTCGTGGATATGGAGATTCTCGGCATCCTCATCTTCGCCATCTCGCCGTTTCTGTTCGGCATCGCGCTTCCGCTCGTAGAGTGA